The Cynocephalus volans isolate mCynVol1 chromosome 12, mCynVol1.pri, whole genome shotgun sequence sequence AACACCTGCTGCTGGCCCCTGATATTTTCCTACGATCTGGCGATAAAGGGAGAGATGGGAGTGGGAGTGGGATTTCTGatagctctctctctccctagaaGTCTGGACATGTCCTAGATCGAAAGCTGGGAGGTGAGCCGTGAGGAGCATTGACTCTGAGACAGCTCCTCTgctttggggggaggaggagcaggatggATGGGGGAAGAGAGGGTTTCGGCAAGGAAATGCAGCCTTGTTTCCTGGATGGCTGTGGGTGGAGAGACCATCCTGCCTACCCAGCTGCAGGGTGTCTGTCTCAGACAGCTTTGCCCCACCCTGTTGTCCCCACCCCTCCACTTATCATAGCTCTGAGGATGCACAGCTAGGGAATGTCCTGCTGACCCATCCCGGTTCCTTGGCCTCTGGCCTCTTGTCCCCACAACCTGCATAGTGAGCCGGAAGATCAACAAGCACACAAATACGAAAGGAAAGTTTTGTGAGATTCCTGCCAAGCTCACTCTTTCCGGCCAGGGTGATTTATGAAATGAGTGCATCTAGTTTCCTCTGCTGAGCATCTCTTTAGCCTTAGCTCCCTTCCCAATCCCAGCTGGAATTGCAGATTTTTCAAAATCCAGAGTCATGGCCATCTCTAATgtttatttcaccttttttttctgCGTGGCACCCCTAGATTCAAGGACTGAGACAAATAGTACAACACCAAGAGCCTGTTCTCCATCCTCacttctccttctccccacctCAGTATTTTAAGATGTTCTCAAAACTGACCATGAGTGTACTGACACTCTCCCACACTGCCCCCCAAATTTCTCACCTATAACTCCAGCCTTTCACCTTGCTGATGGAGGAACCTGGAATCTACCTCAGCTGGGTATAAGAGATTGAAGCAAGAAGGATGCCTGGAAGCTCAGGCTtgggtgagggtgggggctgcTGCAGTGGGCTGGCTGCCCTCCTTGGTGATGATGATGGAATGCTGGgtggatgaggaggaagaggaagcgTGTGCGCCCGCCCTGGCCTGGCCCTTGGGAAGGTAATGGACCACAGCACTCAGTAGCCGGCCCCGGAAGCTTGGGCTAAGAATGTTGTAAAGGATGGGGTTGAGGACGCAGTGCAGCATGGAGAAGCAGTCGATGATGTCATAGAAGAAGAAGAGCAGGTGGGCCAGGTAGCAGTGGAGGGAGACGTGGGTCCCGTGCAGTGTGAGCAGCAGCAGGCTCACGTGGTAGGGCAGCCAGCAGATGGTGAAGACGGCTATGTAGGCACACACCAGCAGGCAGTGGCGCCGGCCCTCAGGCTGTCCTGGTCTCTGGAGCCGGCAGGCTGTCAGCACGTTGAAGACTGCAATGAGAGGGAAGGGCAGCAGGAAGCCCAGGATGGTGGTGGACAGGGCCACCACCAGGGCCCACGTGCTGTACGTCTCAAAAGGTGCCATGAAGAGGCACATGGGCTCAGAGCCCTCCACCAGCTGGATGTGGACCACTTCAGGCAGCGGGATGATGGCCGCAAGGACCCAGATGCCTGCACACACGGCCCGCCGCACTCGGTGCTGGTGGCTCTGCCAGGAAGGGGAGGCACTGGTGAGGGTGACATAGCGGTCGATGCTGAGGCATGTCAGGAAGAAGATGCTGCTGTACATGTTGGCAAAGTAGAGGTAGTGAATGAAGCGACAGGCGAAGCTGCCCCAGAGCCAGGTGTAGTCCAGCGTGACCTCCAGCATCCACACGGGCAGAGATAGGACGATGCCCAGGTCTGCAATGGCCATGTTGAGGATGTAGAGGTTCAGCAACCCTGCCCGGCCTGAGCAGCGCCAGTTGACAAATATCACCAGAAGGTTCTCCACCAGCCCAACCACAAATATGGCCAGGTAGAGGACAAAGAGGACCACTCGCTTGGCGCTCTCGCTGAACTCTATATTGCACTCGGAGAAAGTGTGGTTGAAGAAGTAGAGCAGTTCAGTCCAGTCGTGGATCTCTCCAAAGTCATTGGCAGGTTCTGTGGTAAACCCCTCCGAGGGGCTAGGCCCCAAGCTGGGCTTGACTGACATTAGGACCAGGAAAGGCCTattgggaaggagaagggagggttGGGAGAAAGCAGACCTTGAATGCAGTCTTGTATGCCTTGAATGCAGCCCTAAGGTAGAAGGCTACAGGgactgggggggggggctttgGGGAAAGATTTGGGCCAGAAAGGGAAGTTTAGCTTTCAAACTGTGAATAAATAATACACAACTCACTTGCTAGCTTTGACCCAAGAGCAGAGATGCTTTGTTAAGGGTTTTCAGCACTACAGAAACCAGGACTGTTTGTGCCCAACAAGACTTCCTCCCAACCCAGCCAGTCCCACCCTGCCTCCAGCCCCAGGTGGTCTCTAGCCTCCATCTCTTTCCTGGCACTTTCACTCCTTGGTCTTTTGGTGTGGGTCTTCATTAGGAGCTCTTGCTGTGTTTTGCTATTTGGGCCGTGAGTATAGGACAAACACACACCCCTCTAATTCATCCCTGGGAAAATCTGTGGCTCATGTGGGAAAGGCAGTTGTTTCTAAGCCCAGATTCTCATCTTCTCTGAGAGAGGGTGACACCCACCTGAGTTTCCCTTGGATCACCTCTGGTCCTGGAGGGCCAGCAGGTCTGGGCTGCTGGGAGCTGCGAGGAGGCTGGAGGGACTGTGGCCGTGGGGCTGGCTTTGCTGCTGGCTTCAGGGCCGCCCTTCTCGTCCGGGAAGTAGCTATCACTGGCTGAGGCTCTGTGGAAAAAGGCTGGGGTTTTTCCTGTATTCCCCCAATCCAGTTACAGGGGACGTCCCAGCAAAAAATCCAGACTCTTCACTCACTAGTTGTATGAATTTGCCTCTTTCTTTAGCCTCAGttctctcctctgtaaaatggggtaacaaTAGTATCTACTAAAAAggatgttgtgagaattaaataagccAGCAAGGTAAAGTGCTCAGCACAGACCCAGGGCTGTGGCAtgtgctttacataaatacacattttcCTCTAAGTCGGCTTGGAATCTCACTCTTCCCTGTCTGTCTTGATTCCTAGTAGAGTGGAACCGGATGGGGATGGAGAAGCTAAAATAAACCTGAAAACCaggcaggctttttttttttttcctttcataattaAGATTTTATTGGTTGTGGTGAGGATCATTACACAGACATTTCAATTTGTACAACAATTCTTAATGTACAGACCGAAATTCTAAAAAGCCAcgtatcataattttttttaaaaaggttttccaGTGACCTTCCAGCTTCAAATTTGGAGGCAAATTTTCCTTAAGAGGATATTAAGTACCAGTATCTCCAGATGTTCATAACATGTTACATAAGTCCCACCAATTTACAATTTAATATCATATACACTACATACTCAAATTTTCACTCATTTACAACacattaacaaaattattagGAAAACTGGACTACCATGATCAAAGATGTTACAGAGTGCACACAATCCTGACAGGGAGAGCAATTGATTAAGGAGtggttttctttaagaaacaatTCTACTAAAAAACAACATgggaatagaaataattttaaatgttcaagatACATTAAATGTACAGCTGTGACTCCAAATTGTCATTTAGTATGCTTTGTATTATAGGATATAAAAACTAACCCCCACCTATGGAATGTTAAACTGACACCCAAGACAGTCAAGGCCTCCCATAATTCAATATTCCACTGTTTCCTGGTTGTACCAGAAAATAAACAACCAGCAAATGATTTCACCtcttaaaaaaaagcatttacacttttaaaatgcAGTGAAGTGGGATTCCCTCatgcttaaaaatgtttcttgaacTACTAAAGAACTTGCATTTACAAAATAGTTGATAAAAACTCTCCTCTGGATTGTACAAGGGTGACAGGGACCACTGATAAGACATGGTATATGATATTAATCAGACTTGGCTTCATTCTTTCCTGCTTCATCAGAGGCTGGACTCTCCTCATTTTTAGTTTCTCCATTTTCTGCAGGTAAATCTTCGGTTTCTTGGTTAGTCACttgggcctgtttttcctttgccCCCCCTTTCCCTTTTGTTTGCACTTTTTTGTCTGAAGATTTATCCATTGCTGTTGCCTTTTTTGGCGTTGTTTCCACTTTTGCAGGAGCAGGTTTAGCCGATCTCTTCTCGGGCTCTTCCTTTGCTGCCCCTTGGGCTGGGCTGGCCTTCGTCTTGGGCATCTTGGCTGCAGGGAGGGCGCTGGCCAATTGCCTGCAGGCCGAGGCGCCCTGAGAACCTTCACCAAGCTGGGCTGCCTGGCCACTCCAGGAGGGCTTTTAATAACTGGCTTGTCCCCTGCTGGTTCACGCCCACCCCCTGCCATTCTCCCCAACCCCTCAGAAGGGTTTCTAGCTCCCTGCTTTCATTTTGTGATCAGAAGTGAGAATCTAGGGGGAGAGAAAAGACTGAATGTGGGGTGTGGAAAAGGGCTGCGTCAAGCTTCAGGGAGACTCCCtgctgcagagggagagagaagacagcaTGCTCTTCTCCATGGCTGTGTACTTTTGTCCACTGGAGGGTGTGGTGTGTGGCTGGAGCGGGTGGAGGGATGACaaacttctctctccctccaagCTGTAGGAAAAGGGACTCCGAGCTCATGACTTGTACTGTTGGTGAACATCTTGTGTCAGCAGAGCTTCCTGCCTCTCAGAGCACTTTCACCTCGGTTTATCTCACTTGATCCCTGAGATACCCTGGGGGGAGTAAGGATGGGCTTCTTCATCCTCTctccaggctcagagaggttgctTGTCTTACACCAGCCACACCAGCCACACTGCGCTGATGGCAGAGCTGCCTGGACCTGGACCCACATTATGTAGAATGTAAGCGCCAAGGGAGAGGGAGTGTTGGCCGGAGGGGattaactgtatatatttaattgaggtgaaatttccataaaataaaatcaactattttaaagtgtacgattcagtggcatttagtatattcacattgttgtgcaacaaCCATCTCTGTCTAGgtcctaaatattttcttcactctAAAAGAAAACCCCATATCCATTAAGTAGTCACTGcctatttccctctcccctctaaaCCCTCCACCCcctacccctggcaaccaccactttgctttctgtctctatagatttgcctgttctggatatttaacataaatgaaatcatatgtgaccttttgtgtctgttttttgttttttgtttttcacttagcataatgttttaaaagttcatcCACAATGTAACATGTATCTGTACTTCATTCCCTTTcttggctgagtaatattccattatatgtatataccacattttgtgtatccacTCAAggagggaattttttttaaagtttgataattcactttttattgtgataaaatatgcataacataacatttttaccttttttaagtgtacagttcagtggcattagtaCATTCACATTGATGTGCAATTGTCACCAGCATCCATCTCCAAGGGAGGGGATACTTTTAATTTTGCAGTTTTCTTAAATGTTCCACTCACATATTAGATCACTCTTAGATCAAGAAATCTGTCATGAGGCTATGACAATGTGAAATGTGATTTACTTTGATTTTTCAGAcagctctgctctctctctctctctctgtttaagATCTTAGTTTTTATCCCATCAATATCTTTTTTCAGCAAAGAGCCTTCTGAGAATTTTTGCCTTTGAGCCATACAGACAGAGTCTCTTCTAGACCACGCACCCTCCAAGGAAAACCCTCATTCTGGTCTCTGTTCTTTCCACATGGACCACTCCTGTAGCCATTTCTATTCCTCTGAGACTACAGTTTAGTGGCTCCAGTCTCCTGAGTCTCTGAATCTTCCTCCCATATGGAAACATCACCTCTGCAGCTTCACCTCCACCTGCTCCCAGCCCCCACCTACTCCATCACCCAATGTGTGTTTGCAGCCAGAGGAAGTGGTGATGGTTCCTTCTGGCAGAGGTTAAGAGGGAAAGCTGCTCCCTCAGGGAGAAAAAAGTGATAGCACTGCAGTTttcatgtgggtttttttggggggggcagctggAAAGAGAGactgggaggaagggaaagagggaagggaagggggctAGGCTCCTTGCCAAGTGGACAGGAGGAGGGGGGCAAAGAGCTTTGCTCtaagcaggagcagcagcagcagcagcaaaacaATTACTggaaatttactttttctcacCCTcccccctctttttaaaaaaaaaatgtagacaaGACATTGTGATCAAcaatcagaaaggaaggaaggtacCAGGGAGGAGGTATTGAAAGCATAGATAAAGGCAGGCAGCTTCCCAGAGTTGGGTGGGagcaagaggaagggaagggctgGTTGTCCTGGGAAACCCTTGGTTTGCCTGGCCTGTAGGACGGGGCAGATAGATTTTAGAAAAGTCAAGGCTGAGGAGTTTGGCAGCGATTACACTCCCATCCCCAGTATGGGCTTCCGAAAGGTCACTGAGTGAAGAAGCCAAGTCTGGCAGCCTGGAGGTTGATCTGCCCTCCTGCTGTGACTTCCCCGAGCTAGAGAGGCGGCCCATCTGCCCAACAGCACCACACAAGGGGCTCCCCAGGCTCCCCAAAGGAGGATGTGGCCTGCTCCCCTGTCCTTGCATGTCTCTGCTCAGCTCTTCCCTGCTGCTCACCTTTCCCAAGACACAGTAGAGATAACACCAGTTTGGGGATCAGTCCTGTCTTTGACACCTTGTTCCACCACCTAGTAGCTGTTTGACCCAGGAAAGTCgcttaacctttctgagtctcagtttctttatatgtAAAGTGAGGATAATGATGTTTCCCTCACAGTTATTGTACAGAACACATGAGATAATATAGGTAAAGTGCATGGCATGAGCATGCTCTTTTCCCACTTGTTGGGGATAAGGAAGAAGAGATCCCATCCCTTCTTGTGCAATTAACATTGAGATACCTTTCTTTAGTCCCGTCACCACCAGCCATGTTATTCTCTGAATTAGATCAACACCAGCTTCCTCTTTTATTTAGTTGTCTGGGTTGTGTTTCTTAGAAGGGTGAGAACATTTCCAGATGCCACTGTAAATTACCACAGAAGAAGTAACAGCGACAGCTGGCATTTCTTGAATACTCACCATTTGCCAGACACAATTGTTAAGGGGCTTTATGTGTATTActtcattttatcctcataacTCAAACAAGGTGAGTATTGTCACAGAcagggaaactaaggcacagagaggttaaatagctTGCCCAAGTCACACTGCTAGTAATTCAATAAACCCATGTTATAAGGATTCTTGACATGGATTCCTTGCATCTAATGGCTTTAGGTGGGAACTCCCTgaaaaatataagcaatttttgattGTTGTGTGTTATGGTGGCTTAGAGTCTTCCTTAGATTCTCAAAGGGGTCTATGATGTCCAAAAGGTTAAGAAAGACCTCCCACCCCTTGAAGAGCTTGTCATGGACAGGCGCTAGGATAAAAAAGTAGGTTGAGCGTCCACTTCTGGAGCTGACTCAGCCCTGGAATTCTGGGAAATTTCTTGAGTTAGGGAGGAGGAGTCTTCTTCATGGAGCCTGAGGGATGCACAAGATGATCTGGGGAGGAGCTTGAGAAAGAGAAGGTGAATGCTCTTTGCTTCCCATCCCCATCCTTCCACAAGATGACAGACAACTGTTTCCTCTTTATGATTTCCCAAGAGTGGGCAAGGGAAAGGTGCAGCATTAGTTTAAGGAGGAGGAAGCTTGGAAAGACTGATAAGAAGCTGCAAGGGCCCAGATACTACTCCCCCTGGACACTGACACCACCCAGCCACCTCCCAGGAAGCCTCCACCACTACCCCTCTCCTTTGGTTTCctatccctcccctcccttctatTTCTCTCTCAGATTACCCCTTCTCCTGATCCCCACACCTTCCCCATCCTCTCTGTAGATGTGGTGACAGTCCCTTGCTGATTCCAGATTCACTCAGCTTCTGCTAACTTTTGCTGAGTACCTAATATATTCTGGACAGAAATTCCCCTTGAATTCTCCAGTGCTTCTCAAGGCCCTGACTTCCTGAGTTTTTACCATTTTGATAACACAGATTCTATTCTTAGACTCCCCAAAAGTTGGAGTTGGGAGGACTTGCTGAAGTCATCTTGATTCTCTTCCCTCatcataaagacaaagaaaatggtAGCTCTAGGGAATTTCACATCGTCAGACAATGTAAGAAATAGAgttgaaaatggaaaatgaaggCAATTGATGCAGTGTCATCTCCTGAGACACTGCCAGGTGCTGGAAATACAGAATGATGAGACTCAGTCCCTGTGCTCAAGCAGCTCTGAGCTCATCAAAGCTCCAGTGTTCAGCACACTCAAGGCACCATTCATGTCACTTCATTAAAATGAAACCATTACTTCGGGCATAAACTGGAGCTTCTggatttctatcatttttcttctccaaaaaAGACAATGATTATTGAGCTATTTTGTAGCTTCTAGGGGGAAGGTGTTCACAAGGTTTGGGCCCACCTCCAGGAGTCCTCTCCAAGAGTGTCAGGGAACTGGACTGGTTAGGTCTCTGCTTTCTGCTAGCACCTCCTAATGGACACAAACCACAGATGTTTGCCACAGGGCTCCACCTGGGGCTGTAATTTAAGGGCTTTGCCACAATGGAAGGAGAACTACATTGACAAAGAAGTTCCATGTACCAGAGCCCCAGAGTATCCCCAGACCTCAGcatgccccaccccctcccaggcCTCTTTTCCTGGGGAGGGAGCCTGGTCTAGTCTGATGGATCTGAGCGGGGACTATGGCCCGATCCTGTCAGAGTTCACAGGCATGCCATGAGGAAACTGCCCTCACTCCTTCCCTATGCTGTCGTGACCCATTCTGAGAAGCAGAGGGTAGATGACTTCCCACCTCTGATCCCCCTTCTGCCTTCCAGGTCTTCTACTCCTGTAAGGAGTTTTTTAGTTTTGGGTTCCTGTCCTGGGCTTAGAAGGGTGCCCTGCAGGCCCTGTAGGGTTAGGAAGAGGTGTGTGCAACTAACACTTAATTCGGTCCCTACTCACCAACAGTCTTGCTGTTTCCCTCCTTCTTGAAAAACCTATAGAGGGGTGTCCTGATGCTAGAGAGTGGCCATCACGGGGACAGCTAAAGAGTTCAGGATGATGGGTCCTAGGCAAATGCCCACGCAGATGCTACAGTGCTGA is a genomic window containing:
- the LOC134391590 gene encoding non-histone chromosomal protein HMG-14-like, whose product is MPKTKASPAQGAAKEEPEKRSAKPAPAKVETTPKKATAMDKSSDKKVQTKGKGGAKEKQAQVTNQETEDLPAENGETKNEESPASDEAGKNEAKSD
- the GPR182 gene encoding G-protein coupled receptor 182: MSVKPSLGPSPSEGFTTEPANDFGEIHDWTELLYFFNHTFSECNIEFSESAKRVVLFVLYLAIFVVGLVENLLVIFVNWRCSGRAGLLNLYILNMAIADLGIVLSLPVWMLEVTLDYTWLWGSFACRFIHYLYFANMYSSIFFLTCLSIDRYVTLTSASPSWQSHQHRVRRAVCAGIWVLAAIIPLPEVVHIQLVEGSEPMCLFMAPFETYSTWALVVALSTTILGFLLPFPLIAVFNVLTACRLQRPGQPEGRRHCLLVCAYIAVFTICWLPYHVSLLLLTLHGTHVSLHCYLAHLLFFFYDIIDCFSMLHCVLNPILYNILSPSFRGRLLSAVVHYLPKGQARAGAHASSSSSSTQHSIIITKEGSQPTAAAPTLTQA